The following coding sequences lie in one Spirosoma sp. KUDC1026 genomic window:
- a CDS encoding sugar transferase — MVTFTDFNPVPITQQGSGKPVFEVSNNVTQPITNRVMKRIFDVLVASFITVAILIWLIPLLGFLIRMSSPGPIIFMQTRTGRNGKPFLCFKFRTMKYEKGAVFSQAKLKDSRVTKIGEFLRRTNLDEMPQFVNVLLGDMSLVGPRPHPLLLDEQYWNEIDGYSHRYYVRPGITGLAQVRGARGETSKAHQMQHRVRYDQLYIRRQSPWLDIKICWWTIKSMLTGKTKGW, encoded by the coding sequence ATGGTAACTTTTACCGATTTCAACCCGGTTCCAATAACCCAGCAGGGAAGTGGGAAACCAGTTTTTGAAGTAAGCAATAACGTTACACAGCCGATTACCAATCGTGTTATGAAACGGATTTTTGATGTTTTAGTGGCTTCGTTTATAACAGTTGCTATACTTATCTGGCTTATTCCGCTTCTTGGGTTTCTAATCCGTATGAGCTCGCCAGGGCCTATCATCTTCATGCAAACCAGAACCGGACGTAATGGGAAACCATTTCTCTGCTTCAAGTTTCGGACCATGAAATATGAAAAAGGAGCCGTTTTCAGCCAGGCTAAATTAAAGGATAGTCGGGTGACCAAAATTGGTGAATTCCTCCGTAGAACTAATCTGGACGAAATGCCTCAGTTTGTTAACGTATTACTGGGAGACATGAGTTTGGTCGGACCACGTCCGCACCCCCTGCTACTGGATGAACAATATTGGAATGAGATTGATGGTTACTCCCACCGGTACTACGTGCGTCCGGGTATTACTGGCTTAGCACAGGTACGTGGAGCGCGGGGAGAAACCAGCAAAGCGCACCAGATGCAGCATCGCGTTCGGTATGATCAACTTTATATCCGTCGTCAATCACCGTGGCTGGATATCAAAATCTGTTGGTGGACAATTAAGTCAATGTTAACAGGAAAAACCAAAGGTTGGTAG
- a CDS encoding GumC family protein, translating into MSSGNSPVNSYVPYQVVSNNGSEQRAIILKYLRKWPWFVVSISIMLIAAYVVLLFQQPIYKVEAKVLFDDKKDNDVKSVLQENQPVAPKKVIENEVEILRSGSLMTTVVEKLHLEHSYFKKTKYGNRAIYKDSPVQLIVEQGNDALYKKPLQLTFPSNETVQINGANYPLNQTVQTPYGRLQVRALTAVLDTLPGIQIQAGQVAGVAKGLANKMKVEPTSKLSSVIVLTLEDAVAERGEDILNTLIKEYNTAAIVDKNKSAANTLDFLDNRLRMVTGELASVERNVESYKANQGITDLSAQAQTFLQTAKENDSQLNQVNIQLAALNDLQQYINSQSSNRGGTPATVGLSDPVLLSLIAKMSQLELQRNDLSRTVSDENPTLQSLDTQIKTTKKNIIENVQTMKTMLNRSKEGYVAKNTDLESQIRSIPQQERSLMNITREQSIKTSLYNLLLQKREETAMAFAAAVSDSRTISPAESSDTPVKPVKPLFFMLFGLVGLLLPLGVVAGKDLFNNRIMRRQDVEANTAVPILGELSKERQNKALVITEKNRSMIAEQIRTIRTNLQFLRDDPSANQVIMFTSSISGEGKSFISMNLGASLALVNKMTVIIDMDLRIPKLHQLINIDNTPGVSNYILGEASLDEVIQPVPGYKNYFIIPSGTASQNPSELLNDPRLEQMIAELKERFQSIIIDTPPVGLVSDAQVIAPLADTTLYVVRHSVTPKSYLKMIDMLYRENRFNRLNLVLNTVEGEGGYYYGNGNKKNKYYAQADKRNWLPAYQSVRSILKQ; encoded by the coding sequence ATGAGTAGTGGCAATTCGCCTGTCAATTCATATGTCCCTTACCAAGTTGTGAGTAATAATGGCTCTGAACAACGGGCGATTATCTTAAAATACCTGCGTAAGTGGCCCTGGTTTGTGGTTTCGATCAGCATAATGCTGATTGCTGCTTACGTAGTACTTCTGTTTCAGCAGCCCATATATAAAGTAGAAGCAAAGGTCCTGTTTGACGATAAAAAGGACAACGACGTTAAGTCGGTCTTACAGGAGAACCAACCTGTTGCCCCTAAAAAAGTAATTGAGAACGAAGTAGAAATTCTGCGCTCGGGATCATTAATGACCACCGTTGTCGAGAAGCTGCATCTTGAACACAGTTATTTTAAAAAGACAAAGTACGGCAATCGGGCAATCTACAAAGATTCGCCAGTTCAGCTGATTGTTGAGCAGGGTAATGACGCTTTGTACAAAAAGCCGCTTCAACTGACTTTTCCTTCTAACGAAACCGTACAAATTAATGGGGCTAATTATCCGCTAAATCAAACGGTTCAAACTCCATATGGCCGTTTGCAGGTTCGTGCGCTCACTGCGGTTCTGGATACGCTTCCTGGAATACAAATTCAGGCAGGGCAGGTTGCTGGCGTGGCAAAAGGGCTGGCTAATAAGATGAAGGTAGAGCCAACCAGTAAGTTGTCGTCTGTAATTGTGCTGACTCTGGAGGATGCAGTTGCTGAACGCGGGGAAGATATTCTCAATACGCTAATCAAAGAGTACAACACTGCAGCCATTGTTGATAAAAACAAATCGGCTGCCAATACGCTCGATTTTCTGGATAACCGACTGCGGATGGTAACCGGTGAACTGGCTTCTGTCGAACGAAATGTAGAAAGCTATAAGGCAAATCAGGGAATAACCGATTTAAGTGCTCAGGCTCAGACCTTTCTGCAGACAGCTAAAGAGAATGACAGCCAGCTAAACCAGGTTAATATTCAACTGGCCGCTCTGAACGATTTACAGCAATACATTAATAGTCAGTCCTCTAATAGAGGAGGCACTCCTGCCACTGTTGGTTTGAGCGATCCTGTGCTGTTGAGTCTGATCGCAAAAATGTCGCAACTGGAATTACAGCGTAATGATCTGTCCCGAACCGTATCGGATGAGAACCCAACGTTGCAGTCGCTGGATACCCAGATCAAGACAACTAAGAAAAACATTATTGAGAATGTTCAGACAATGAAGACCATGCTGAACCGATCGAAGGAAGGTTATGTGGCAAAGAACACAGACCTAGAGAGTCAGATTCGGTCTATTCCGCAGCAGGAACGGTCTTTAATGAACATCACCCGTGAACAGTCGATAAAAACAAGCCTCTACAACTTGCTGCTTCAGAAAAGAGAAGAAACGGCAATGGCTTTTGCTGCTGCTGTTTCAGATAGCCGTACGATTAGCCCGGCAGAAAGCTCCGATACGCCCGTAAAACCTGTTAAGCCGCTATTTTTCATGCTCTTCGGATTGGTAGGACTACTTCTTCCTTTAGGCGTTGTGGCTGGTAAAGATCTGTTCAATAACCGTATTATGCGCCGTCAGGACGTTGAAGCAAATACGGCTGTTCCTATCCTGGGTGAACTCTCCAAAGAGCGTCAGAACAAGGCTCTGGTGATTACCGAAAAGAACCGCTCCATGATTGCCGAACAAATTCGGACAATTCGAACTAATCTGCAGTTTTTACGAGATGATCCGTCTGCTAATCAGGTGATTATGTTTACGTCAAGTATTAGCGGAGAAGGGAAATCGTTTATTTCGATGAACCTCGGTGCCAGTTTGGCGTTAGTTAATAAGATGACCGTTATTATCGATATGGATTTACGGATTCCTAAGCTGCACCAGCTTATTAATATCGATAACACACCTGGAGTTTCTAACTACATTCTGGGAGAGGCATCACTGGATGAAGTAATACAACCGGTGCCCGGCTATAAGAATTACTTTATCATTCCTAGCGGAACGGCGTCACAGAATCCATCCGAATTGCTGAATGACCCGCGTCTTGAGCAAATGATAGCGGAACTGAAAGAACGTTTTCAGTCTATTATTATCGACACTCCTCCGGTTGGTCTTGTTTCAGATGCTCAAGTTATTGCTCCATTAGCAGATACTACTCTTTATGTGGTTCGGCATTCTGTAACGCCAAAAAGCTATCTCAAAATGATTGATATGCTTTATCGGGAAAACCGGTTCAACCGACTCAACCTAGTTCTAAATACGGTTGAAGGGGAAGGCGGCTACTACTACGGCAACGGTAACAAAAAGAACAAGTACTACGCTCAAGCCGATAAACGAAACTGGCTACCGGCGTATCAGTCTGTCCGATCCATTCTTAAACAGTAA
- a CDS encoding glycosyltransferase family 61 protein produces MESFLTIVKRNIKNQSKFVAKCLGVELLSWNETKNILKIYSVKREEEKEYVLPEIYDIVDNTKLIFPEKRITTPETYAWKCDTKESNAILLKNGSIMIGKSILDTDFGNLIALKDKLKTDKRNVIRTNLLIAPWSHYWSGYYDYIYFVITKLIRLKAVMSESEWNRAVIAYPLMHSTFEKELLALLDISPEQIVDSRTTKVSAETCLLGNNGSWFYPSSTDILSLKRAFQNKFQPGTSTDKRIYISRAGRRKINNEPSLIKILEKYNFTIIEDKARTIAEQAEIYYNAAVIIGPHGASFANIIWCKPGAHLIELFPVNYMPEYFRYLAHVLGLNYSAYCFHSVLKHGLVDHTYVNDNVDVNVEDIDRFLSSLLKSSQGLY; encoded by the coding sequence ATGGAAAGCTTTCTGACTATTGTAAAAAGAAATATAAAAAATCAGTCTAAGTTTGTTGCAAAATGTCTAGGTGTTGAATTGTTGAGTTGGAATGAAACAAAAAATATATTAAAAATATATTCAGTTAAACGCGAAGAAGAAAAAGAATATGTTTTGCCAGAAATATATGATATTGTAGATAATACTAAGCTAATTTTTCCAGAAAAAAGGATTACTACTCCAGAAACATACGCGTGGAAATGTGATACAAAAGAATCAAATGCTATTCTTTTAAAGAATGGTAGTATAATGATTGGTAAGTCAATTTTAGATACTGATTTTGGTAATTTGATTGCCTTAAAAGATAAGCTAAAGACAGACAAGCGAAACGTAATACGTACGAATTTACTGATTGCTCCCTGGAGCCATTATTGGTCTGGATATTACGATTACATCTATTTCGTCATAACCAAATTGATACGCTTGAAAGCGGTGATGTCTGAGTCAGAGTGGAATAGAGCCGTAATTGCCTATCCACTAATGCATAGTACTTTTGAAAAGGAACTGCTAGCGTTACTTGATATTAGTCCTGAGCAGATTGTAGATAGTAGAACCACCAAGGTCTCAGCTGAGACCTGCTTGTTAGGAAATAATGGTAGCTGGTTTTACCCTAGTAGTACAGATATACTTTCACTAAAAAGAGCTTTCCAAAACAAATTCCAACCCGGAACAAGTACCGACAAACGAATTTATATCAGTCGTGCAGGAAGAAGGAAAATTAATAACGAACCTTCCCTAATCAAAATACTAGAGAAATACAATTTCACTATTATTGAAGATAAAGCGCGCACTATTGCTGAGCAGGCAGAGATCTACTATAATGCTGCGGTAATCATTGGGCCTCACGGAGCTTCGTTTGCTAACATAATCTGGTGCAAACCAGGGGCTCATCTAATCGAATTATTTCCTGTTAATTATATGCCTGAATACTTCAGGTATTTGGCCCACGTGCTTGGTCTGAATTATTCTGCCTATTGTTTTCATTCTGTTTTGAAACATGGATTAGTCGACCATACGTATGTCAATGACAACGTTGATGTCAATGTAGAGGATATTGATCGCTTTTTGTCGTCATTACTGAAAAGTAGTCAAGGACTATATTGA
- a CDS encoding right-handed parallel beta-helix repeat-containing protein: MLKSLVTYSLLLLFFLIISPAMGQSTYYVSAAGNDQNDGRSVANAFKSIDRVNNLSLQAGDSVLFRRGDTFRGTLFVRQSGSQERPIVLATFGTGAKPILSGSQPLTGWTNLGGNIWQSSCQSCGSQVTGVYRDEVSLPLGRYPNADTPNKGYLTIRAHTQKYQIFSQEPLPANIDWKGGEVVMRPTQWIIDRAIVDQQYGDALNLFNYSNYEPGDGWGFFFQSHPATLDQNGEWYYNQNDKTVRLYMAQGDPNSLSIAATVNSRGVELNSVSNIKFLNLHLTQSLNISFYANNVSNITLTGLDIIDSGEDGIIFSGGGSNILIENCRIIDVNNNGVSIAPYQNVTFRGNTLRHVGIVPGRGKSGDGQYNGLQSAANQNVLIENNIIDSVGYNGLTFWNNTTIQQNVISNYCMTKSDGGAIYAWNGPKNSMTNIKMLSNIIFNGIGAPEGSFRNGYSGANGIFLDDCIENVEIRNNTVFKNHQWGIYLHATSRITATGNTVFNNGSAQFVMYHNAGQCLFRENTIKKNIFFSKTTDQLAGQYESHIDDLPQFGVIDSNYYARPFDQLSMIRGIKNYGIGNNFSLPDWTAFSGHDVHSTASPVTYSQYQSNGYGGTTRLNDTFTNDNAGWTTFSAFNNAEASWDNTNKLDGGSLRVGFTTPTGQGHASFMLAYKNFGAVTQGKTYLLRFDAVASAPQLVYVYIRKGDFGKEFDRRYALTFDPVRKSYELPYTSSDTEGSTIVIFEMFEDGPRFWIDNVRLQEDAVVRNNPDDYIKFAYNPTAKDSLVTINGFYRDAKNQAYNNQFVLKPFSSVVLMKSEPVRSAVDLSLTLEADKRTVRIDEAVTLQIKIRNNSDTTAGQTRWNCRLPANLQFINSNGQALNDNVLSGDIQQILPRSQATAVVRVKATAGGSYQTAVQITSTTSPDPDSTPNSGTGDGEDDTATIDLRVLGNDESVYSSPNPNQRPLPAVASNQPTADPNKADLSLRMALSKRTIVSGETITCTLYINNAGGAAAGSATVQYELPNGLEVADAAGWSVSGRSLTTTLNNIAAGATSSVSFRARAVRSGDWTTKAQISAASVSDPDSTPGNGFDNGEDDQTQVSVRVK; the protein is encoded by the coding sequence ATGCTAAAATCTCTAGTTACCTATAGCTTGTTGCTGCTTTTCTTTTTGATAATCTCCCCGGCAATGGGACAAAGTACGTATTATGTATCTGCGGCAGGAAACGACCAAAATGATGGTAGATCGGTCGCCAATGCATTTAAAAGTATAGACCGGGTTAATAATTTATCGTTGCAAGCAGGCGATTCTGTTCTGTTTCGTCGGGGAGATACGTTTAGGGGAACGCTTTTCGTCCGCCAATCTGGTTCACAGGAGCGTCCTATCGTACTTGCCACCTTTGGTACCGGAGCAAAACCAATTTTATCAGGATCGCAACCACTAACGGGCTGGACAAATCTTGGAGGAAACATATGGCAGTCCTCCTGTCAATCGTGCGGGAGTCAGGTAACCGGTGTTTATCGGGATGAAGTTAGTTTACCATTGGGTCGTTACCCAAATGCCGATACACCCAACAAAGGATACTTAACGATCCGGGCTCACACTCAGAAATATCAGATCTTCAGCCAAGAACCGCTGCCTGCAAATATTGACTGGAAGGGTGGCGAGGTTGTTATGCGACCGACCCAGTGGATTATCGACCGGGCTATTGTTGATCAGCAGTATGGAGACGCTTTAAACCTGTTCAACTACTCTAACTATGAGCCAGGTGACGGTTGGGGGTTCTTTTTTCAAAGCCATCCCGCTACTCTCGATCAAAACGGCGAGTGGTACTATAATCAAAATGATAAAACCGTTCGATTGTACATGGCCCAGGGCGACCCGAATTCTCTGTCTATTGCTGCCACAGTAAATAGCCGCGGAGTCGAGCTAAATTCCGTATCTAATATTAAGTTTCTGAACCTGCATCTAACCCAATCATTAAATATCAGCTTTTACGCCAACAATGTTTCTAACATTACTTTGACGGGCCTGGACATTATTGATTCGGGAGAAGACGGAATTATCTTTTCAGGAGGAGGCAGTAATATTCTTATTGAGAACTGTCGGATCATCGATGTCAACAACAACGGTGTTTCAATTGCACCCTATCAAAATGTAACATTCCGAGGAAACACTTTACGACATGTTGGTATTGTACCGGGACGAGGTAAAAGTGGTGATGGTCAGTATAACGGATTACAGTCAGCCGCAAATCAAAATGTGCTTATCGAAAATAACATCATTGACAGCGTTGGTTATAATGGATTGACCTTCTGGAATAATACAACCATTCAACAAAATGTCATTTCTAATTACTGCATGACAAAGAGTGACGGCGGTGCTATTTACGCTTGGAATGGACCCAAAAACTCGATGACTAATATTAAAATGTTGTCAAACATTATATTCAACGGCATTGGGGCCCCAGAAGGGTCTTTTCGAAATGGTTACTCAGGAGCGAATGGTATTTTCTTGGATGACTGTATCGAAAACGTTGAAATTCGAAATAACACTGTTTTCAAAAACCACCAGTGGGGTATTTATTTACACGCAACCAGTAGAATCACAGCAACTGGTAATACGGTATTCAATAATGGCAGTGCTCAATTTGTTATGTACCACAATGCAGGGCAATGTCTTTTTCGGGAAAATACAATCAAGAAAAATATTTTCTTTAGTAAAACTACAGATCAATTAGCGGGTCAGTATGAATCTCATATTGATGACTTACCCCAGTTTGGCGTTATTGATAGTAATTATTATGCTCGTCCCTTCGATCAGCTGTCGATGATCAGAGGCATAAAAAACTACGGAATAGGCAACAACTTTTCGCTTCCCGACTGGACGGCATTTTCAGGTCATGATGTACATTCTACAGCGAGTCCAGTCACGTACAGCCAATACCAGAGTAATGGTTATGGTGGTACTACTCGTCTTAATGATACGTTTACCAATGATAATGCGGGCTGGACCACGTTTAGTGCCTTTAACAATGCGGAAGCTTCCTGGGATAATACAAACAAACTGGATGGTGGAAGCCTGCGGGTGGGCTTTACTACCCCAACGGGACAGGGGCATGCATCATTTATGCTGGCGTACAAAAACTTTGGAGCAGTAACGCAGGGAAAAACGTATCTATTGCGCTTTGACGCCGTGGCGTCGGCACCTCAGCTCGTCTATGTATATATTCGAAAGGGAGACTTTGGAAAAGAATTTGACAGACGCTATGCCTTAACCTTCGATCCAGTGCGTAAAAGCTATGAACTTCCGTATACCTCGTCGGATACCGAAGGCAGCACTATCGTGATTTTTGAGATGTTTGAAGATGGCCCTCGTTTCTGGATTGATAACGTACGTCTTCAGGAAGATGCAGTTGTACGTAATAATCCGGATGATTATATAAAATTTGCCTACAACCCAACGGCAAAGGATAGCCTAGTTACTATTAACGGCTTTTACCGAGATGCTAAAAATCAGGCTTATAATAATCAGTTTGTTCTGAAACCCTTCTCATCAGTAGTGTTGATGAAGAGTGAGCCTGTTCGTTCGGCAGTCGATTTAAGTTTAACGCTGGAAGCTGATAAGCGAACCGTTAGGATTGATGAAGCCGTTACCCTTCAGATCAAGATTCGTAATAACAGCGATACAACGGCTGGACAGACCCGTTGGAATTGTCGCCTGCCGGCCAATCTTCAATTTATAAACAGCAATGGCCAGGCATTAAACGACAATGTTTTGAGTGGCGATATTCAGCAAATTCTTCCCCGTTCCCAGGCAACTGCAGTCGTCCGGGTCAAGGCCACGGCCGGAGGCTCCTATCAAACAGCCGTTCAAATAACGTCAACGACTTCGCCCGACCCCGATAGTACCCCTAATTCTGGTACGGGTGACGGAGAAGATGATACCGCAACGATCGACTTACGGGTTCTCGGAAATGACGAATCTGTTTATTCGTCCCCCAACCCGAACCAACGACCACTACCGGCAGTTGCCAGCAACCAGCCTACAGCCGATCCGAACAAAGCAGACCTTAGCCTGCGAATGGCTTTAAGTAAACGTACAATTGTATCGGGAGAAACGATTACCTGTACATTGTACATTAACAATGCCGGC